The following coding sequences lie in one Deltaproteobacteria bacterium genomic window:
- a CDS encoding glycosyltransferase family 2 protein, which produces MTRQALEQKDFQFKKKTPLVSVVIPVYNHEAYVAAAIDSVLTQDYPAVELMVINDGSTDSTDKVVMEKLKASGGAFTYVSKQNEGVAKTLSVGLDAADGKYFIELCSDDIMTEGSIRKRVEYMEAHQEYDCVFANARIMDASGAPGEVIIKDGVGKPSHVTALHTFEQFVKSRTLMIMHTGIFKTERLRALGGIDTNFYSEDVYTRYLFARRANVGYLNEPVLYYRMHDTNISRGKPFWMRREKVMAFEKLLRDEDSEEMRPVIEEQLFLEYIKYLKAGLRHRIKKEDMISVAQRSLAMRPFSVKALYYRVRAIFMR; this is translated from the coding sequence ATGACAAGGCAAGCGCTAGAACAAAAAGATTTCCAGTTCAAGAAAAAGACGCCGCTCGTTTCAGTCGTCATTCCCGTTTATAACCACGAGGCTTACGTTGCCGCCGCGATAGACAGCGTGCTCACGCAGGACTACCCGGCGGTTGAGCTTATGGTCATAAACGACGGCTCGACGGATTCAACTGACAAGGTGGTAATGGAGAAGCTAAAGGCCTCGGGCGGCGCCTTTACGTACGTATCCAAGCAAAACGAGGGAGTTGCAAAGACGCTAAGTGTGGGGCTCGATGCCGCAGATGGAAAATATTTCATCGAGCTTTGCTCCGACGACATCATGACAGAGGGAAGCATCCGTAAGAGGGTCGAGTACATGGAGGCCCATCAGGAATACGACTGCGTATTTGCCAATGCGCGCATAATGGACGCCTCGGGTGCGCCAGGAGAGGTGATAATCAAGGACGGGGTCGGCAAGCCATCGCATGTAACGGCGCTGCATACCTTCGAACAGTTTGTCAAGAGCAGGACTCTTATGATAATGCACACGGGAATATTCAAGACCGAGAGGCTGCGTGCCCTTGGCGGCATTGACACGAACTTTTACAGCGAGGACGTGTACACGCGCTACCTTTTTGCGAGAAGGGCAAATGTCGGATACTTAAACGAGCCGGTGCTTTACTACAGGATGCACGATACCAATATCTCGCGCGGCAAGCCCTTCTGGATGCGCAGAGAAAAGGTCATGGCATTTGAAAAACTTCTAAGGGACGAGGATAGCGAGGAAATGCGCCCGGTCATAGAGGAGCAGCTTTTTCTCGAGTATATAAAGTATCTAAAGGCGGGGCTAAGGCACAGGATAAAAAAAGAGGACATGATAAGTGTGGCCCAAAGATCGCTTGCCATGAGGCCGTTTTCCGTAAAGGCGCTTTACTACAGGGTGCGCGCCATTTTCATGAGGTAG
- a CDS encoding glycosyltransferase family 39 protein, whose protein sequence is MKTIQEMPAGRKFLAIFMFAVLFRLCMALIAVTVASDSVIYLYLAGNFSSMGFGGLVDWLVPPGYPFTVAIALNVVDDPEFAGRLVAMFFSSLTVPLVYYLCRRLYDEKIALTAAFFVAVHYFVVRYSGEVLTEGLYGFLLAAFLIFAIKGVRDRSFLYMALAGLFSSFAYLTRPEGAGLLGLLSVWLFVDNIRALGKDWFVRVKLLCVAWAVFLVAAAPYIYHMYDHFGEARISGKLTTSNIVDATSGIVKNEENISKLARNFMRTHTWPFFVLFAAGLYARFRRERRSEDIFLFVIWGAYTVLYTVIRPDSRYFVEHMAVFLIFSSAGFIYFVDSLAARSGWNKRALIVAVAVLVALTAMQLRKTYPVRAHQIGEITAGKWFKENVGPGQSVSVEPSYHDHNNVFVYFAGAKYVPRTEKTVDELVRSAKEKGVIYVAGYVKDFSATFAGFDAQKKNYLEEVKYFSGESSKADYVIYRIK, encoded by the coding sequence TTGAAGACGATACAGGAGATGCCGGCAGGAAGGAAGTTTCTGGCGATATTCATGTTCGCCGTTCTATTTCGCCTGTGCATGGCGCTCATAGCCGTTACCGTTGCTTCCGATAGCGTAATATATCTTTATCTGGCCGGTAATTTTTCGTCAATGGGTTTTGGAGGGCTTGTCGATTGGCTTGTTCCTCCAGGGTATCCGTTTACTGTCGCTATCGCGCTTAATGTCGTAGACGATCCTGAGTTCGCAGGCAGGCTTGTGGCGATGTTCTTTAGTTCCCTTACGGTGCCGCTTGTCTATTATCTTTGCAGGCGCCTGTACGATGAGAAAATCGCGCTTACCGCGGCCTTCTTCGTTGCCGTGCACTATTTCGTCGTGCGCTACAGCGGCGAGGTGCTGACCGAAGGGCTCTACGGTTTTCTTCTTGCGGCCTTTCTTATATTCGCCATAAAGGGCGTTAGGGATAGAAGTTTCCTTTACATGGCGCTCGCAGGGCTTTTTTCCTCGTTTGCGTACCTTACGAGGCCCGAGGGCGCGGGGCTCCTCGGACTGCTGTCCGTATGGCTTTTTGTTGATAATATCCGCGCTCTCGGTAAAGACTGGTTCGTACGCGTAAAACTTCTTTGTGTTGCATGGGCGGTGTTCCTGGTTGCCGCTGCGCCTTATATTTATCATATGTATGATCATTTCGGAGAGGCGAGGATATCGGGAAAACTTACCACATCTAATATAGTGGACGCAACGAGCGGGATAGTCAAGAACGAGGAAAACATTTCAAAGCTTGCCAGGAATTTCATGAGAACGCACACGTGGCCGTTCTTTGTCCTGTTCGCGGCAGGACTTTACGCGAGGTTTCGGCGCGAAAGAAGGAGCGAGGATATATTTCTATTTGTTATTTGGGGCGCTTATACCGTCCTTTATACCGTCATACGTCCGGATTCAAGATATTTTGTCGAGCACATGGCGGTGTTTTTGATATTTTCATCAGCAGGGTTTATTTATTTCGTAGACTCCCTTGCAGCGCGCTCCGGGTGGAATAAGCGTGCGCTTATCGTTGCTGTCGCGGTTCTTGTGGCGCTTACGGCCATGCAGCTAAGAAAGACCTATCCGGTAAGGGCGCACCAGATAGGCGAGATAACAGCCGGAAAATGGTTCAAGGAAAACGTCGGGCCCGGGCAAAGCGTAAGTGTCGAGCCTAGCTACCACGACCATAATAACGTGTTCGTATATTTTGCAGGCGCAAAGTACGTGCCGAGGACGGAGAAGACTGTCGACGAGCTCGTGCGGTCGGCAAAGGAAAAGGGCGTTATTTACGTTGCCGGGTATGTAAAGGACTTTTCCGCTACCTTTGCAGGTTTCGATGCGCAGAAAAAGAATTACCTTGAAGAGGTCAAATATTTCAGCGGCGAAAGCAGCAAGGCCGATTATGTCATATACAGGATAAAATAG
- a CDS encoding lipopolysaccharide kinase InaA family protein translates to MKIKISKAAETLGIEEMLALPDVFSGAGARIIKSSASSAIGVRKLGDVELLVKRFNYKGALHSLARRIAGSRAKSLFKRSEALFEKGLPVPEPLAYAEGSRVSYFVSRYVSAVNDLGNLSKERGLKTFPALAASLAKAVVAFHVAGAVHGDLKWTNILMLEGSGKKGFEFCFVDIDQTRLCRSFDRKGAAADLTAFVGYGMRMNEREWVEGEFLPAYERELSSKAGQGVDMGLVVKTASARYAAWKKRQKTARHGG, encoded by the coding sequence TTGAAGATAAAAATATCAAAGGCAGCGGAAACGCTCGGCATAGAGGAGATGCTTGCTTTGCCGGATGTATTTTCCGGCGCCGGCGCGCGTATTATAAAGAGCAGTGCCTCGTCCGCCATAGGAGTAAGGAAGCTCGGGGATGTCGAGCTTCTTGTAAAAAGGTTTAACTACAAGGGCGCGCTGCATTCGCTTGCGAGAAGGATTGCCGGGTCAAGGGCAAAAAGCCTTTTTAAAAGGAGCGAGGCGCTTTTCGAAAAGGGCCTTCCCGTGCCAGAGCCTCTTGCGTATGCCGAGGGTAGTAGGGTCTCGTACTTTGTTTCGCGCTACGTAAGTGCAGTAAACGATCTCGGCAACCTTTCCAAAGAGCGCGGCCTAAAGACATTTCCCGCTCTTGCGGCATCGCTTGCAAAGGCCGTTGTTGCTTTTCACGTCGCAGGCGCTGTGCATGGGGATCTTAAATGGACGAACATACTTATGCTCGAAGGCAGCGGCAAAAAGGGTTTTGAGTTCTGTTTCGTCGACATTGATCAGACGCGCCTTTGCCGGTCATTTGATAGAAAGGGCGCGGCAGCAGACCTTACTGCATTCGTTGGTTACGGCATGCGCATGAACGAGAGGGAATGGGTTGAGGGTGAATTCCTTCCTGCTTACGAAAGAGAGCTTTCTTCAAAGGCAGGGCAAGGCGTTGACATGGGCCTTGTAGTGAAAACTGCATCCGCGCGGTATGCCGCGTGGAAGAAGCGCCAAAAGACCGCAAGGCACGGTGGCTGA
- a CDS encoding SDR family oxidoreductase yields MAIGSLNDKARCFLVTGGGGFIGSNLSLALLKDGHSVTVMDNLLTGARKNIVDIEDASKGSGRFKFIEADIRDVEACKRAVEGVDIVLHNAALGSVPRSIQDPFTSTAINVVGTLNVLIAAKDAGIKRFVYASSSSVYGDSATLPKKEGDEGSPLSPYAITKVSNELYAKAFERNYGMETIGLRYFNVFGPRQDALSPYAAVIPIFVRKLLANEAPTINGDGETSRDFTYIDNVVDANIKAAFAPKEAAGRAYNIALAGRVTLNELYNAIAKLLGKEGIRPVYGPQRAGDIRHSFADISLARKYLGYDPKVGFEEGLGRCIGWYKDNL; encoded by the coding sequence GTGGCTATTGGCTCATTAAATGACAAGGCGCGCTGTTTTCTTGTAACCGGGGGCGGCGGCTTTATAGGCTCGAATCTTTCCCTGGCGCTTCTCAAGGACGGTCATAGCGTTACTGTAATGGATAACCTCTTGACCGGTGCGCGTAAAAATATCGTTGATATCGAGGATGCTTCAAAGGGAAGCGGGCGGTTTAAGTTTATCGAGGCCGATATACGGGACGTAGAGGCCTGTAAGCGGGCGGTGGAAGGTGTCGACATCGTTCTTCATAACGCAGCGCTTGGCTCTGTGCCGCGCTCCATACAGGACCCGTTCACGTCAACGGCAATTAACGTAGTAGGCACGCTAAATGTGCTTATCGCGGCAAAGGATGCAGGGATAAAACGTTTCGTATACGCGTCGAGTTCTTCTGTTTACGGGGATTCGGCAACGCTTCCGAAGAAGGAAGGCGATGAGGGCTCTCCGCTCTCTCCGTATGCCATAACAAAGGTCTCGAACGAGCTCTACGCAAAGGCATTCGAGAGAAACTACGGCATGGAGACAATAGGGCTTCGTTACTTTAACGTGTTCGGGCCAAGACAGGACGCGCTTTCTCCTTATGCGGCGGTAATCCCGATATTCGTTAGAAAGCTCCTCGCAAACGAGGCGCCGACCATAAATGGCGACGGCGAGACATCAAGGGATTTTACCTATATAGACAACGTCGTTGACGCGAACATAAAGGCAGCGTTTGCGCCGAAGGAAGCTGCAGGAAGGGCGTATAACATAGCGCTGGCAGGCAGGGTCACGTTAAACGAGCTTTATAATGCGATTGCAAAGCTTCTTGGCAAGGAGGGCATAAGGCCTGTTTACGGGCCGCAGAGGGCTGGCGATATACGCCATTCCTTTGCCGATATATCTCTTGCAAGGAAGTATCTTGGCTACGACCCGAAGGTGGGCTTCGAAGAAGGGCTTGGCAGATGTATCGGATGGTATAAGGATAACCTTTAA
- the rfaE1 gene encoding D-glycero-beta-D-manno-heptose-7-phosphate kinase yields the protein MKRILNLKKALAIINSMKKARVLVAGDLIVDHFIWGSVTRISPEAPVPVVNVTNETVVLGGAANVACNIASLGGHAALSGVIGRDRDGDALKKMLKERGITGSGVFTDRHRPTTIKTRIVAQHQQVVRFDRENSEPYSPKMRSKILSSVARLVSVADVVVVSDYAKGYVSRELVERLKDACAKRGVKLAVDPKVEHMDYYWGVSVITPNNNEASAASGIKIKDGESLREAAHALLDRLSAEAVLITRGEHGMSLFFDGSETHIPTVAREVYDVSGAGDTAMAVLALSLASGATYEEAAVLSNIAAGLVVEKLGTATLTPDELKAAVRAKLAD from the coding sequence ATGAAAAGGATACTCAACTTAAAGAAGGCTCTGGCAATAATTAATTCCATGAAAAAGGCGCGTGTGCTTGTGGCAGGCGACCTGATAGTGGACCACTTTATCTGGGGAAGCGTTACGCGTATCTCCCCGGAGGCCCCGGTGCCGGTCGTGAACGTTACAAACGAGACGGTGGTGCTTGGCGGCGCTGCAAACGTCGCCTGCAACATCGCTTCTCTTGGCGGACACGCCGCTCTCTCGGGTGTAATCGGGCGAGACAGGGACGGCGATGCGCTAAAGAAAATGCTCAAGGAGCGCGGCATCACGGGCTCGGGCGTGTTCACTGACCGTCACCGTCCGACCACCATAAAGACGCGCATCGTTGCGCAGCATCAGCAGGTTGTGCGGTTCGATAGAGAGAACTCTGAGCCGTATTCCCCGAAGATGCGCTCGAAAATCCTTTCAAGTGTGGCGCGTCTTGTCTCTGTTGCAGATGTCGTTGTCGTATCGGATTACGCCAAGGGGTACGTCAGCCGCGAGCTTGTCGAGAGGCTAAAGGACGCGTGCGCCAAGCGGGGCGTAAAGCTTGCAGTTGACCCGAAGGTCGAGCATATGGACTATTACTGGGGCGTATCTGTGATTACGCCAAATAACAACGAGGCGTCCGCTGCCTCGGGCATAAAGATAAAGGACGGAGAGAGTTTAAGGGAGGCCGCGCACGCCCTGCTCGACCGCTTGAGCGCGGAGGCCGTTCTCATAACAAGGGGAGAGCACGGCATGAGCCTTTTCTTCGACGGCTCTGAGACCCACATCCCGACTGTTGCAAGAGAGGTTTATGACGTAAGCGGCGCGGGAGATACCGCGATGGCGGTGCTCGCACTTTCGCTTGCTTCCGGCGCGACTTACGAGGAAGCGGCAGTGTTAAGTAACATCGCTGCAGGGCTTGTTGTTGAGAAGCTTGGCACGGCTACTCTTACCCCTGATGAGCTAAAGGCTGCCGTGAGAGCAAAGCTCGCGGACTAA
- a CDS encoding DUF4416 family protein — MRRANLPEPVKLFSSVIATDVSSFTDVRVRLKAVFGAEDYVSDVARFAHTDYYKEEMGPALSRIFVSYAKLVAPEEIAAAKLFTNEVEEAFLGPNGKRRVNIDPGYVTLHNVVLASTKNFSHRVHIRGGVYAEPTLLYSKKEGGFRPLEWTYPDYSAKEAREMFSMLRRMYQKEIRA, encoded by the coding sequence ATGCGGCGCGCGAACCTTCCGGAGCCGGTAAAGCTTTTCTCGAGTGTTATTGCAACCGACGTTTCGTCCTTTACCGATGTGCGCGTACGGCTGAAGGCTGTGTTTGGCGCCGAGGACTATGTATCGGATGTGGCACGGTTTGCGCACACGGATTACTATAAAGAAGAAATGGGGCCGGCTCTTTCGCGTATCTTCGTTTCGTACGCAAAGCTCGTTGCGCCCGAAGAGATAGCAGCGGCAAAGCTCTTTACGAACGAAGTCGAAGAGGCCTTTCTTGGCCCAAACGGGAAGAGGCGGGTAAACATCGACCCCGGGTACGTGACGCTCCATAACGTGGTGCTTGCGAGCACGAAGAATTTTTCGCACCGCGTGCACATAAGGGGCGGGGTGTACGCAGAGCCCACACTCCTTTATTCGAAGAAAGAGGGCGGCTTTAGACCTCTTGAATGGACTTACCCGGATTACTCGGCAAAAGAGGCTAGAGAGATGTTTTCCATGCTAAGAAGGATGTACCAAAAGGAGATACGCGCGTGA